CTGAGAGACTGCTGCTGAATTCCAACTCTACCCCAGCCCCTGCCGCTTGGACATGTCTGTAGATCTAAAAtcgattgtgtttgtgtgtttatatttatatatatatatacaagcaATGTGGAAAAAATACCACCCACTCTATCAGAAGAGAAGGTGACGCAATTACCATATTACCTAACCCATTCATGTCCATATTAACAAATGTGGCACTGAACAAATTCTCTTTGGTGTAAATGCATTACATTTGGTGATAACATAGTTAGTACAAGTGTCTAGACATGCCAAATTGACATTTTAAGATTGGCATTATCTATCATACCTCCAAAGTTGGGATTTTGAGACAATAAAAATCATTAAAATGACTTCAGCATATGTATTTTGAAATACAATTTAGAATGATATAGTTTAAAAGCAGAAAGTATTGTTCTTTGACCCGTTTTAGCCCAAATATGCCAAATAGATGATTCAACTCATTTGTGAACTACAGCCGTTTCTGTGTCATACTATATTTAGTCTTTGGACACATGGGGTTATTGTATTTTACATATTACATGAATCATGTCATGTGAATACATGTTCAAATGATCAGATCTTAATCACTTTTGGTATATAGATTGTCCAGACCAATATAAATATGAAAACAATATTGAAAGAAATCCACTCCCTCTCTTACACAGACACCTCTAGAGTACATGCAGTATTTCCAAATCCAATGGAGActgcagagagaaacattttaCAACTGGTGTGCATTGATGTCTGTGGTGTGTATACACACGCGTGTgcttgtgagagagggagagaaagagagagaaatagggcaAATGCTGTAGCAGGCCTCACTCGCCATTGACTTACATTGGATTTCCTTATGCTGTATAATATACTCTAGGAGTGTGTGTGGATTTCTTTAGatattgtttttatatatattggTCAAAACAATTATTAAAATTTGAACATGTTCTGAGAATCAGATAAAAAATTTCATAAAATGAATTTGCTTGTGCGATAGAGAGGGTGTGGAATTCTTTAGATATTGtttgtatatttatatattgGTCCAGACAATCTATATAGCAAAAATGATTAAGATGTGAACATGTTTAAGATCTGAGAAAGAGGGACAATGCTGTAAAATCACTCACTCTGCAGTCTCTATTGACTTGCATTTGATGGGCTTATACTGCATGCActctaggggtgtgtgtgtggatttctTTAGGTATTGTTTAAACGCTTTGGCCGATTTGTCCATCAGTAAACTCAGAGAACATGTGTACTGTAGAATATTATACATTTCTGTTAAGGACATGAAAAGGTTAAACCAATCAAATCCTTTCAAATCTACAGGAATTCCTAGAGGGGGTAGTATGGATGGATTTAGAATTCAGCATGCTTGCTCACAAGGGTCATCCTGAGCTAAGCACTGTGTGGCTTATCTAatctacaaattacctcaacttcCAAATAATTGAGCATTCACATATTCATGTTTTATTACATAAAGAGCACCTAGGAAGACCCTTTTGAACAAGCAGAGAGACTGGTCAGTGGTCTGTGGCTGTCCTCTCCTAAAACTACAAATCTGTAAGGACTAGTGAGTGAAAACAACACGGTGGAAACCTATCCAGTCCTTTCATCTCAGTGATAAGTGATAAGTGAGAGGAGACCAGGAGACAACCATATGATACATCACTGACCAGTGGACTTGAGTGTGCAAGTCTAAAATGATAACCTATTCCCCATATTATGTACTACTTTATGTACTACTTTTGAAGAACTACTTTTGAAGAAGTAGTACACTACATGGGAGGTGACATTTGAGACGGTCCATCAGAGCAGCTCTAGACCCtctgagactgagacaggaagTGGTGTTCCACCGGTCTGACAGGACAGGAAATAAATATGTGGCACGGGATTCTAGGAGGTAGGAGGGCATGAGGTTGAAATAAAATCCACAGATAATTTGATGATAATAAAGCGTTTGTGTCCCTTCAATTGCATTATATTGTAAAGATAGTGTGAAAGTGATCAATGATCTCTAATTCTATTCCTCTTTCTGTCATGCTCAGAAGGTTGGCACTGATATCACACTTTCCCGACACAGATATATCATTGGCTGACAGGCATTTCATCACACTGCAGGAGGCCAATGGCAGAGCCTGCCACACAAACagaactgcccccccccccccccccttctggaTGTTTAAAAGAGATAGGAATAAAACAGAGCAGAAGGAGCTCATGTAGAGCAGCCCTGTGTGAGTCCAACAGAGGGGGGTTCTATCCAACGCTGTACAGAACCCCAGCCACCAGTACCTCCTCTATTACATCATCACCTAGAGCACAACATCACCTCTGCAAACGGAGCACCAAGGGGTACATTCATTGTGGCTCAATGTTCTGGATGTTGCAGATAGAGATGTAATGTATAGAACTGACACAAATCTCTATCACAAGGAAAAGAGGACCTTCTCCGCTCTATGCATAACATTTCTATCTAATTTGTTGCGAAACATGGCACGAAAACAGAATATACTCCTTGGACCTCCCCTTTTCTGATTTACATCTTACAGTTGTTCACACAATCAACAAAACATGAAGGACATTCAATAGGAAACACATGTTGATAACAAATAAACAAAAGAGGGGTGGTGGAATTCTGAAATTAAAAAAAGGAATAGAGGAACAGAACATGGCAAAGAATCCGTCGTGGTGTCTGGCGGCAGCTCTTTGGGTCCCTTAGGACGTGTAGATTTACATAATTATGCCTTTTAATATCatcaaaattattattattattaaccacCTCACACCCTCCAATGCAACCTCTGTGCAGGGCTAGGCCTCAGTATAAGCCACACCCCCTCAGGTTGTTGGCGATGATGATGTCAGTGACTGCGTCAAACACTACCTGgatgtttcctgtgtcagtggcACAGGTCAGGTGACAGTAGATCTCCTTGTTGGGCGAACGGCTCTTACTCTCAAATTGCACCTGAATGTATGCGGTAGCATCATCATAAGTGTTAGCACCTATGGGGAAATTGGGAGGAAAGGTGggtgagggcgagagagaggagaaagaagagtaggagaggaagagagatacagcgccagagagtgagagagacttaCGATCTGttctgcatgtgtgtctgtctaacTTTGTGTATATGCGGACTGTAGGGAAGTCTTACCTGTATATTCAGGGAAACAGATACTCAGTGGTGACTTCTTAATCTTCTCCTCGAACAGATCCTTCTTgttgaggaagaggatgatggaGGTGTCGATGAAGAACTTGTTGTTACAGATAGAGTCGAAGAGCATGAGGGACTCGTGCATGCGATTCTGCAGAAAAGACCAAATAAGACAGATGAGATGCATGTTTGAGAatatgtgtggtgtgtttgtgagtAGTACGAAGTGTGTGTGAAGTACTTACAGTGGTTTCATCCTCATGCAGAACCTGATCATAGCCACTTAACGCCACACAGAAGATAATGGCCGTCACATCCTCAAAGCAGTGGATCCACTTCTttctctctgacctctgacctccaacATCAAACAGCCTGAAAGAAACATAAGAGTTATAAACGTGTCATAACATACACCACAAATATGCTACAAAACAAATATACTGGACTGGGAGAGGAACTGTATGTGTAAacctatgtgtgtgtggtgtgtctaacCTAAAGTGCAGGTTTTTGAAGGTGAAATGGGTCTCCACGATCCCAGTGGTCTTAACTCGGGTTCTCAGGATGTCCTGCTCGGTGGGCTGGTAGTCAGCAGCACCAATACGGTCTAAACTGTCCAGGTAGCTaatgagagaaagaaggaaggagaggggaaatGGAAACAGGAGGGAGGAGGCGGAAgcgaaggaggggaggggaggggaggggaggggaggggaggggaggtagagcttcagtaatacactcttagaaaaaaaggtgccatctagaacctaaatgggttcttcggctgtcctcataggaaaaccctttaaagaaccctttttggttgcaggtaaaacccttttggttccaagtagaatcctttccacagagggctctacatggaacccaaaagggttctatctggaaccaaaaaggttgtatctagaaccaaaaagggttctcctatgcaGAAAGAGGAAGAGCCCTTTTGGAactcttttttctaagagtgtagagctACAAAAATACAGTGCGAAGACTAACCTTTGCACTGTAAAGACTAACCAACGCAGTCACTTCATAGACTAACCTTTGCACTGTGTTACTGTTCAAGAACAGGCAGCTAATGGACTCAAATTCCAATATGTTAGGTAACTGGAACTTTCTCACAAATCTTCCATTGATTCAATGCATGAATTATGCTTAATTTAAAGTTTAATGCATTCCGATATGCTTGGTCCCTTAGTGTTTACTCACTAGGCAGCGGAGTCATTGAGCTGGTACTCCCTGGCCCTGTTGAAACACTCCTGGGTCCCGGCATCGGCCCACAGACGCTTCATAGCTGTCAGCAGCTCTGCTGAGTAGGGCTCTGTGTCCTCCATACGAGTGACCACATCACACACCAGCTTAGCATCCGCCTGGACACACACATTATGTATTATGTACAAAAGATATGACTAtgcatcaccacacacacacacgcacgcacgcacacacacacacatacacaaacaaaaacacatgcaTAGATTTATTAAGACACATATGAGGTGAAGACTGTATAGCTGAATTCCTGGATGTCTACCACCATACCCCACTGGAAACATTAAGGTCTGCTTTGCAGTGCACCTTGAAGTAAGGTTTTGAAAGGGCCATTGGTTGTACACTATGGATGAATCCTACTCTGTGCAGGGTGCATGTACCCACCTTTCTGTCCTTGTCTGCGTACTCGATGCCCAGAGAGTCCATAGCTCGGAGGACGGCAGCCAAACTCTGGATGGTGTTGCTGTAGACCACAGGCTTATACTGCTTCACATCATCCCCAGAAAAGCCATCTTCATGGATAatcctgcatacacacacacacatcagaacacatacaaaataacacacacacacacacacgtacgtaggTTAAGTGTGCATgcatgagcgcacacacacaaacattcacactTCAGTGAACCCACATTTCAGCAGACGCTTTAGTGTATGTGCATCTGTACGCGCGTGCATGTGACCAAGAACAGGGTTGTCTCTGAGCGTCAAGCAGTGCCTGCTCCTTTGCACACACCCAAATACACGCAGCACATCAATGGCTGCCACCCaccttctcttttcttctctctttcacacacaaacactcactcacacctCAGCAGCATCAACTGCAGCCAATATAGCCACTTTAGGTTTCACATTTGTAATGACAAAGGTGGTCTGTACATTTAAACCACTCAACAACATTGACGTGAAACGTTCTGATATTGAGGATCAGATTATAAATCCATTACACTAGCCTAGTCTGGAATACACTTCAgcagttggggcggcaggtagcctagaatgacagataaaaatctgtcgttctgcccctgaacaaggcagataacccactgttcctaggccatcattgtaaataacaatttgttcttaactgacttgcctagttgaataaataaGTATACCATTGACTTCAAAAGGTGCATAATCCATAGGTATGAAGATCTTATTCTTACAAAGTAAGGTGGTTCACACATTATGTAACACATTTTTAAAAcgacttctcagacagagttcagtctgtcaaatcggagggcctgttgtccggtcctctggcagtctctatgggggtactacagggttcaattctcgggccgattcttttctctgtatacatcaatgatgtcgctcttgctgcgggtgattcccagatccacctctatgcagacgacaccattctgtatagatctggcccttctttggacactgtgttaactaacctctaaacgagcttcaatgccatacaacactccttccgtggcctccaattgctcttaaacgctagtaaaaccaaatgcatgctcttcaaccgttgTCTGCCCGCatccgcccgactagcatcactactctggagggttctgacttagaatatgtggacaactacaaatacctaggtgtctggctagactgtaaactctccttccagactcatattaaaaatctccaatccaaaattaaatctagaatcggcttcctatttcgcaacaaagcctcattCACTCACGTCGcgaaacataccctcgtaaaactgactatcctaccgatcctcgacttcggtgatgtcatttacaaaataacttccaatactctactcagcaaactggatgtagtctatcacagtgccatccgttttgtcaccaaagccccttataccaccgaCCACTGCGACccgtatgctctagtcggctggccctcgctacatacagtggggcaaaaaattatttagtcagccaccaattgtgcaagttctcccacttaaaaagatgagagaggcctgtcattttcatcataggtacacttcaactatgacagacaaaatgaggaaaaaaaatccagaaaatcacattgtaggatttttaatgaatttatttgcaaatgatgatggaaaataagtatttggtcaataacaaaagtttatctcaatactttgttatataccctttgttggcaatgacagaggtcaaatgttttctgtaagtcttcacaaggttttcacacactgttgctggtattttggcccattcttccatgcagatctcctctagagcagtgatgttttggggctgttgctgggcaacacggactttcaactccctccaaagattttctatggggttgagatctggagactggctaggccactccaggaccctgaaatgcttcttacgaagctactccttcgttgcccgggcagtatgtttgggatcattgtcatgctgaaagacccagccacgtttcatcttcaatgcccttgctgatggaaggaggttttcactcaaaatctcacgatacatggccccattcattctttcctttacacggatcagtcgtcctggtccctttgcagaaaaacagccccaaagcatgatgtttccacctccatgcttcacagtaggtatggtgttatttgatgcaactcagcattctttgtcctccaaacacgacgagttgagtttttaccaaaaagttctaatttggtttcatctgaccatatgacattctcccaatcttcttctggatcatccaaatgctctctagcaaacttcagacgggcctggacatgtactggcttaagcagggggacacgtctggcactgcaggatttgagtccaaggcggcgtagtgtgttactgatggtaggctttgttactttggtcccagctctctgcaggtcattcactaggtccccccgtgtggttctgggatttttgctcaccattcttgtgatcattttgaccccacggggtgagatcttgcgtggagccccagatcgagggagattatcagtggtcttgtatgtcttccatttcctaataattgctcccacagttgatttcttcaaaccaagctgcttacctattgcagattcagtcttcccagcctggtgcaggtctacaattttgtttctggtgtcctttggcagctctttggtcttggccatagtggagtttggagtgtgactgtttgaggttgtggacaggtgccttttatactgataacaagttcaaacaggtaccattaatacaggtaatgagtggaggacagaggagcctcttaaagaagaagttacaggtctgtgagagccagaaatcttgcttgtttgtaggtgaccaaatacttatttttcaccataatttgcaaataaattcattaaaaatcctacaatgtgattttctggattttttttctcattttgtctgtcatagttgaagtgtacctatgatgaaaattacaggcctctctcatctttttaagtgggagaacttgcacaattggtggctgactaaatactttttttgccccactgtattcgtcgccagacccactggctccaggtcatctataagtctatgctaggtaaagctccgccttatctcagctcactggtcatgataacaacacccacccatagcacgcgctccagcagttatatctcactggtcatccccaaagccaacacctcctttggccgcctttccttcc
This sequence is a window from Oncorhynchus clarkii lewisi isolate Uvic-CL-2024 chromosome 26, UVic_Ocla_1.0, whole genome shotgun sequence. Protein-coding genes within it:
- the LOC139384337 gene encoding guanine nucleotide-binding protein G(o) subunit alpha-like, with amino-acid sequence MGCTLSAEERAALDRSKAIEKNLKDDGVTAAKEVKLLLLGGGESGKSTIVKQMKIIHEDGFSGDDVKQYKPVVYSNTIQSLAAVLRAMDSLGIEYADKDRKADAKLVCDVVTRMEDTEPYSAELLTAMKRLWADAGTQECFNRAREYQLNDSAAYYLDSLDRIGAADYQPTEQDILRTRVKTTGIVETHFTFKNLHFRLFDVGGQRSERKKWIHCFEDVTAIIFCVALSGYDQVLHEDETTNRMHESLMLFDSICNNKFFIDTSIILFLNKKDLFEEKIKKSPLSICFPEYTGANTYDDATAYIQVQFESKSRSPNKEIYCHLTCATDTGNIQVVFDAVTDIIIANNLRGCGLY